The window TGATCCACTAGTCCAAACTTCTTCGCATCTTCTGCGCCTAAGAAATTATCACGATCCATGGCCTTATCTAAAACATCGTAAGGCTGACCCGTATGGTGCTGATAAATTTCGGTCAATTGCTTCTTGGTTTTGATCAATTCGCGAGCATGAATTTCGATGTCACTGGCCTGCCCCGACAAGCCACCGCTGATTAAAGGCTGGTGAATCATCACGCGAGCATGCGGAAGGCACGAACGTTTTCCTGCAGCTCCGGCAGTTAACAATAGCGATCCCATGCTTGCGGCCATACCGATACATGTCGTCGCCACATCACATTTTACAAATTGCATAATGTCATAAATTCCCATGCCCGCAGTGACGCTTCCGCCGGGGGAATTGATGTAAAGTTGAATGTCTTTTTCAGGATTATCCGCCTCGAGAAATAGCATCTGGGCGATCACATTATTGGCAACAGCGTCATTGACCACGCTACCAAGGATAATAATACGATCTTTAAGAAGTCGGGAATAGATGTCGTAGCTGCGTTCGCCACGTGCCGTTTGCTCAATGACTATTGGAACCAATGTACTCATATGATGGGTCTCCCTTGTGTTGCTTGCCCGCTTCTAAATATGTGCATTCTATAGGAATGACAAGATCTCATCGGGTAAATACATGAGTTCTTGAAGGAAAAACCAACCGGTCACCCATAATTCGGACTGGTTGTTCGTCGAGTCCGTTTTTCAAAGACACCTCAGCTCTCAGTGTCAGTTTATTTACAGTTGAGAAGATGGGTGATACTCTTTCAAGCTTTCCACCCTATATAAGGAGCTTTTCAATGAAATTGAACATCACGAGCCTCTCTACCAAAAGTCCAGCTCAAGTCCAAGTTTGGTTCACCACTTCAAAAGAAGGTAAAGATAAGAAATCGACGGCGCAAATCGCGGGCAACAAAGCTTCGACAGAAATGAAAACATTATTATCTAGTATTGATACAGCCCGATTCTCCGGCGGAGAGGGCGAAAGTGTGTTCCTTCGCCGCGAAAGCTCCCCGCATGTTCTCTTTGTTGGCGTCGGTGAGGATAAAAATCTTTCAAAGCGTCTCACGGCAGAAAACTTCCGTCGCATGAGCGCCGGAATCTACAAAACACTTCAGTCTGAAAAAATTTCCTCCGCACAAATCTGTGCTGTCGCCGCGTTTTCGGCCGAAGCTGTGGCGACAGGCCTCACCGAAGGCTTACTTCTGACCAGTTACCAGTTTGAGACTTACAAAGAAGAGCCTAAAAACAAACACGTTCTGCAATCTGTGGAGATTGCCGTGGAAAAATTCTCCTCATCTCTAAATAAATTGCGGGAGCAAAGTGAAATCATCGCCAACGAAATGAATTTTGCGCGCTGGTTGGGCGATTGTCCAGGAAACTTTATGACCCCATCTCAGTTGGCCGAAGAGGCGCAAAAGCGCGCCAAAGGCACAAAAATTAAAGTCACCATTTGGGACAAAACTCGCATCGCTAAAGAAAAAATGGACTCGTTCTTGAGTGTTTCCGAAGGATCCTCTCAAGATCCTCGATTTATTATCATGGAATATTCAGGTG is drawn from Bdellovibrionales bacterium and contains these coding sequences:
- a CDS encoding ATP-dependent Clp protease proteolytic subunit, whose amino-acid sequence is MSTLVPIVIEQTARGERSYDIYSRLLKDRIIILGSVVNDAVANNVIAQMLFLEADNPEKDIQLYINSPGGSVTAGMGIYDIMQFVKCDVATTCIGMAASMGSLLLTAGAAGKRSCLPHARVMIHQPLISGGLSGQASDIEIHARELIKTKKQLTEIYQHHTGQPYDVLDKAMDRDNFLGAEDAKKFGLVDHVVAARKQKKENKT
- a CDS encoding leucyl aminopeptidase; the protein is MKLNITSLSTKSPAQVQVWFTTSKEGKDKKSTAQIAGNKASTEMKTLLSSIDTARFSGGEGESVFLRRESSPHVLFVGVGEDKNLSKRLTAENFRRMSAGIYKTLQSEKISSAQICAVAAFSAEAVATGLTEGLLLTSYQFETYKEEPKNKHVLQSVEIAVEKFSSSLNKLREQSEIIANEMNFARWLGDCPGNFMTPSQLAEEAQKRAKGTKIKVTIWDKTRIAKEKMDSFLSVSEGSSQDPRFIIMEYSGGNAKQKPLCLVGKGLTFDCGGISIKPSAGMEEMKFDMCGGATVIASMVAMAKLGLKINVKAYVPATENLAGPAANKPGDIRRARNGKTIEINNTDAEGRLILADALVYACEQKPGMILDVATLTGAMMVALGNTHTGFFTHDTGLRKKIETAAEDCGEKVWAMPMTDDHAKDMKGYYADLTNLAPSRNAGSATAAAFLGYFVEKGIPWAHFDIAGTGWNVSNRLPYISTKGAAGTMVRTFVEVAKNYRG